A single genomic interval of Lentimicrobium saccharophilum harbors:
- a CDS encoding DUF4294 domain-containing protein: MKRLFLIAILFALFSGALHAQSVDVIVLKARVVNGDTLPQIYLPEVNIRGYIIFRSPADQRRFDRLVRNVKKVYPYAKLAGIKLNEYEAMMAGLTGKEQRKLLKRAEDELKAEFGDELKALNFTQGKILLKLVDRETGNPTYHIVKELRGSFVAFFWQNLSRLFGYNLKEKYDPEGKDRDIETIVNMIENGLI; this comes from the coding sequence TGCATGCGCAAAGCGTCGACGTGATTGTGCTTAAAGCCAGGGTGGTCAATGGAGACACCCTTCCGCAGATCTATCTGCCCGAAGTCAATATCCGCGGTTACATTATTTTCAGAAGCCCCGCCGATCAGCGCAGATTCGACAGGCTGGTGCGGAACGTGAAGAAGGTTTATCCATACGCAAAACTTGCCGGCATCAAGCTGAATGAATACGAAGCCATGATGGCCGGACTTACGGGAAAGGAACAGCGAAAACTCCTCAAAAGGGCTGAGGATGAATTAAAGGCAGAATTCGGAGATGAGTTGAAGGCGCTGAATTTTACCCAGGGCAAAATTTTACTTAAACTTGTCGACCGCGAAACCGGCAATCCCACCTACCATATCGTCAAGGAACTGCGCGGCAGCTTTGTCGCCTTTTTCTGGCAGAACCTCAGCAGGCTCTTTGGTTATAACCTGAAGGAAAAGTATGACCCCGAGGGCAAGGACCGCGACATTGAGACCATTGTAAACATGATCGAAAACGGCCTGATCTGA
- a CDS encoding InlB B-repeat-containing protein, with protein sequence MRKSLLLLLTIALFSGLRVQADHVKNQPYQVNQPDGAVINCFVSGDEFFNWLHDPEGYTIVQAPDGYYYYAISDKGVLRPSPYKAGQADPASLGLEKWAKISREEYLQRKEAMEVGNSRSSRAPHQGTMNNLVIYIKFSDDTEFTTVRQTYDDLFNLPTGNSVKSYYTEVSYNQLTISSSHYPDCAMTTNLSYTDTHQRSYFEPYNATTNPNGYNGETQRRLREHALLRDAVNWINANSPVPGSLNIDGDNDGLVDNVCFVVRGGNGAWASLLWAHRWVLYSYNVFINGKQVWDYTFQPETQVNVRTLCHELFHALGAPDLYHYDDGGLNIDPAGNWDLMESGGGHMGAYMKWKYSENVWINAIPEITTSGTYTLNPLASSTNNCYKIASPNSTSEYYVVEYRQATGTFEGNLPGSGLLVYRIDPALNGNADGPPDEVYIYRPNGTTTTNGSPNSAYFSQQSGRTAINDGTNPSPFLQNGSAGGLNIYNVTASGSTISFTVGMSGVANPSSFTASGVSETQIDLSWLLNTSGDNVLLAWNTSPSFGTPVNSTAYTAGSAIEGGGTVLYSGNAQVFNHTGLTAGAVYYYRVWSADAALQYSGGLAASASTLCGQTALPYAAAFDDLNFPACWSQQVEGTNVANSWEVSSTFYAGGSANEMQSTYQNRNPGVSRLVMPPVNTTGAAALSLSFRHLLDDYGPGAVMRVQSSSDGINWTNESWSLATAGNNVIGPAVINTTILNNLNSATTYIAFTVDGNLYQYDYWFIDDVDVSISGYLSYNISASAVPEAGGTVSGAGTYNYASQAVLSAVPNTGYTFTNWTENGTVVSTDATYSFTVTGDRDLQANFSLIQYTISTASVPTEGGSCTGAGSYPYGAAATVTASPNTGYDFDHWMENGNIVSTEASYSFNVSDNRALQAVFSPTEYQVMLSSMPAEGGTVSGSGTYTHGTGVTVSATAAAGWTFVNWTENGNVVSPDPSYTFTITQNRTFVANFFPQVVMFTVVTEADPSEGGTTTGDGQYSQGSQATVSAIPADGWEFVAWMENGVMVSQSAVYTFVASSDRMLTASFAEFPLTYTISLVAVPAEGGTVEGAGTYTAGTSITVQAFPADGFAFEYWALDGALLSTDPLYTFTVSSDLSLEAVFVRQFMISATAFPAEGGQTDGSGLYLENSMAVLMAIPNSGYHFVNWSEGGNVVSSEPEFAFQVNANHNLIANFQLSVDVSNQKTGSFRLYPNPSSGPVDVTADGQIGSYAVYSLTGRELLKGQESGLVSYLKLDLSGLPEGVYILKLIMVNQPPCSARIIIRR encoded by the coding sequence ATGAGAAAATCGTTACTGTTACTTCTGACCATTGCCCTTTTCTCAGGGCTCCGGGTCCAGGCCGATCATGTAAAAAACCAGCCATACCAGGTAAACCAGCCGGATGGTGCTGTCATCAACTGCTTTGTTTCCGGTGATGAATTTTTCAACTGGCTGCACGACCCCGAAGGTTATACCATTGTGCAGGCTCCGGATGGTTATTATTACTATGCAATTTCTGATAAAGGTGTTCTCCGGCCTTCGCCATACAAGGCGGGTCAGGCAGATCCTGCAAGCCTTGGTCTGGAGAAGTGGGCGAAGATCAGCCGGGAAGAATACCTGCAGCGGAAGGAAGCGATGGAGGTTGGCAACAGTCGTTCATCGCGGGCACCGCATCAAGGGACCATGAACAATCTGGTAATCTATATTAAATTTTCTGATGACACGGAGTTTACGACTGTGCGACAGACTTATGACGATCTTTTTAACCTGCCAACCGGTAATTCTGTAAAATCCTACTATACGGAAGTATCCTATAACCAGCTGACCATCAGTTCGTCGCATTACCCTGACTGCGCGATGACCACCAATCTGTCATACACTGATACCCATCAACGCAGCTATTTTGAACCCTACAATGCCACGACAAATCCTAACGGATACAACGGGGAGACCCAGCGAAGGCTCAGAGAGCATGCCCTGCTGCGGGATGCGGTTAATTGGATCAATGCCAATTCGCCGGTTCCGGGCTCTTTGAATATTGACGGTGATAATGACGGTCTGGTTGACAATGTGTGTTTTGTGGTGAGGGGCGGGAACGGCGCCTGGGCCAGCCTCCTCTGGGCCCACCGCTGGGTGCTCTATTCCTACAATGTGTTCATCAACGGGAAACAGGTGTGGGATTATACATTCCAGCCGGAAACGCAGGTAAATGTGAGAACTTTGTGTCATGAACTTTTTCATGCACTCGGTGCACCGGACCTCTATCATTACGACGACGGCGGACTCAATATTGATCCGGCCGGTAACTGGGACCTGATGGAATCGGGGGGCGGGCATATGGGCGCGTATATGAAATGGAAGTACTCGGAGAATGTATGGATCAACGCCATTCCGGAAATTACCACCTCAGGCACATATACCCTGAATCCCCTGGCTTCTTCAACAAACAACTGCTACAAAATTGCATCACCGAATTCCACCTCAGAGTATTATGTGGTGGAGTACCGGCAGGCAACCGGGACTTTTGAAGGCAATCTTCCCGGCAGCGGGCTGCTTGTTTACCGCATCGACCCGGCGCTGAACGGCAATGCCGACGGGCCGCCGGATGAGGTCTATATTTACCGCCCCAACGGAACAACCACCACCAACGGCAGCCCTAACAGCGCATACTTTTCGCAGCAGTCGGGAAGGACCGCCATCAATGACGGCACCAATCCTTCTCCCTTTTTGCAGAATGGCAGTGCCGGAGGTCTGAATATCTACAATGTAACAGCATCCGGAAGCACCATCTCATTTACGGTCGGGATGAGCGGAGTAGCCAATCCCTCCTCGTTTACCGCTTCGGGAGTGAGTGAAACACAGATTGATCTTTCATGGCTCCTGAATACTTCAGGCGATAATGTTTTGCTTGCCTGGAACACCAGCCCGTCGTTTGGGACACCGGTAAACAGTACTGCCTATACTGCAGGCTCTGCTATAGAAGGAGGAGGAACAGTGCTTTACTCAGGAAACGCGCAGGTGTTTAATCATACCGGTTTGACAGCCGGCGCCGTTTATTATTACAGAGTCTGGTCAGCCGATGCTGCCCTGCAATATTCGGGCGGGTTGGCAGCCAGTGCTTCGACATTATGTGGTCAAACCGCACTTCCCTATGCTGCTGCTTTCGATGACCTGAATTTCCCGGCCTGCTGGAGCCAGCAGGTGGAGGGGACAAATGTGGCAAACAGCTGGGAGGTCTCCTCAACATTTTACGCAGGCGGTTCAGCCAACGAAATGCAGTCAACCTATCAGAACCGGAATCCCGGGGTAAGCCGGTTGGTGATGCCGCCTGTCAATACAACCGGTGCTGCGGCACTCAGCCTTTCGTTCCGGCATCTGCTCGACGATTACGGGCCTGGTGCGGTAATGCGGGTGCAGTCGAGCAGCGACGGGATAAACTGGACCAATGAGTCCTGGTCGCTGGCAACCGCCGGCAACAATGTGATTGGCCCGGCAGTGATCAATACCACCATACTGAATAATCTAAACAGCGCCACTACTTACATAGCCTTTACCGTTGACGGAAATCTCTATCAGTATGACTACTGGTTTATTGATGATGTCGATGTAAGTATATCCGGTTATCTGAGTTATAATATTTCCGCTTCCGCAGTACCGGAGGCCGGAGGGACTGTGAGCGGGGCCGGCACTTATAACTATGCTTCACAGGCTGTGCTCTCGGCGGTGCCAAACACGGGTTATACTTTCACCAACTGGACCGAAAACGGGACTGTGGTATCTACCGATGCAACTTACAGCTTCACCGTAACCGGCGACCGGGACCTTCAGGCGAATTTCAGCCTGATACAGTACACCATTTCGACGGCGTCCGTTCCAACTGAGGGCGGGTCCTGCACCGGTGCAGGCAGTTATCCCTATGGTGCTGCAGCCACTGTAACTGCTTCGCCGAATACAGGATATGACTTTGATCACTGGATGGAAAACGGTAATATTGTTTCAACGGAAGCGTCCTATTCATTCAATGTTTCGGACAACAGGGCGCTTCAGGCTGTTTTTTCACCTACGGAGTACCAGGTGATGCTCTCATCGATGCCGGCAGAAGGCGGAACGGTAAGTGGCAGCGGCACTTATACCCATGGCACCGGAGTGACCGTTTCGGCAACGGCTGCAGCGGGGTGGACTTTTGTAAACTGGACCGAAAACGGGAATGTTGTATCCCCCGATCCATCATATACGTTTACCATAACCCAAAACAGGACGTTTGTGGCCAATTTTTTTCCGCAGGTTGTTATGTTTACAGTTGTTACTGAAGCGGATCCCTCCGAAGGCGGAACCACCACAGGTGATGGTCAGTACAGCCAGGGCAGTCAGGCAACGGTATCAGCCATCCCTGCTGACGGATGGGAATTTGTGGCCTGGATGGAAAACGGAGTAATGGTTTCACAATCTGCGGTTTATACATTCGTTGCTTCCTCGGATCGCATGCTGACGGCTTCATTCGCGGAATTTCCGCTTACTTATACGATCAGTCTGGTGGCTGTTCCGGCTGAGGGCGGGACGGTTGAAGGAGCCGGTACATATACGGCCGGAACAAGTATTACCGTGCAGGCATTTCCGGCCGATGGGTTTGCTTTTGAATACTGGGCGCTCGACGGTGCTCTTTTATCCACTGACCCGTTGTACACATTTACCGTCTCATCGGACCTCAGTCTTGAAGCGGTTTTTGTCAGGCAGTTTATGATCTCGGCTACTGCATTTCCGGCTGAAGGCGGGCAAACCGATGGTAGTGGGCTGTATCTTGAAAATTCCATGGCTGTGCTGATGGCCATTCCTAATTCCGGTTATCATTTTGTAAACTGGAGTGAAGGAGGCAATGTGGTTTCCAGCGAACCTGAATTTGCTTTCCAGGTAAATGCGAACCATAACCTGATAGCCAATTTTCAACTGAGTGTCGATGTAAGTAACCAAAAAACCGGATCATTCCGGCTGTATCCGAATCCGTCGTCGGGACCGGTAGATGTTACCGCAGATGGCCAGATCGGATCGTACGCGGTATACAGCCTGACAGGCCGGGAGCTGCTGAAAGGGCAGGAGAGTGGCCTGGTCAGTTACCTGAAGCTCGACCTCTCCGGACTACCCGAAGGCGTTTATATCCTCAAGCTGATCATGGTCAACCAGCCGCCCTGCAGTGCCAGGATTATCATCAGGAGATAA
- a CDS encoding homogentisate 1,2-dioxygenase — translation MPHYHSLGQIPPKRHTQFRKPDGSLYSEQLVSTEGFSDAYSLTYHVYPPTMVLRVDQPIDVKPEIAVQNNMQHRSFQGFRVKPADDYLKSRVTVMTNNDLSIILSAPRKSMEDYFFKNSQASEMIFVHEGSGTLKTMYGELPFGYGDHLIIPRGIIYQMHFDTPDNRLFIVESYSPIRFPKKYVNKLGQLEEHAPFCERDIRKPSRLITHDRKGDFPVMIKKDHQLFPYHYASHPFDVVGWDGYHYPYALSIHDFEPITGRIHQPPPVHQTFEAHNYVMCAFVPRLYDYHPLSIPVPYNHSNVDSDEVLYYVDGDFMSRKHVDRGQITLHPIGIPHGPHPGTVEKSLGAKETRELAVMVDTFRPLWLTRQAMEIEDPDYHKSWIE, via the coding sequence ATGCCGCATTACCATTCGCTGGGGCAGATACCGCCCAAACGCCATACCCAGTTCCGCAAACCCGACGGGTCGCTCTATTCGGAGCAGCTGGTGTCAACCGAAGGGTTCTCTGACGCCTATTCACTGACCTATCATGTTTACCCGCCTACCATGGTGCTCAGGGTGGATCAGCCCATTGACGTGAAACCCGAGATTGCCGTTCAGAACAATATGCAGCACCGCAGTTTTCAGGGTTTCAGGGTAAAACCCGCCGATGATTACCTGAAAAGCAGGGTTACGGTGATGACCAACAACGACCTGAGCATCATCCTGTCGGCCCCGCGCAAATCGATGGAAGACTATTTCTTCAAGAATTCCCAGGCTTCGGAGATGATCTTTGTACATGAAGGTTCCGGCACGCTGAAAACCATGTATGGGGAACTTCCCTTCGGATATGGCGACCATCTGATTATCCCCCGCGGAATCATCTACCAGATGCATTTCGATACGCCTGACAACCGTTTGTTTATTGTGGAATCATACAGCCCCATCCGTTTCCCGAAAAAATATGTCAATAAGCTCGGTCAGCTGGAAGAGCATGCCCCTTTTTGTGAAAGGGACATCCGCAAACCGTCACGGCTGATAACCCATGACAGGAAAGGGGATTTTCCGGTGATGATCAAAAAGGATCACCAGCTTTTTCCGTATCATTATGCCAGTCATCCTTTTGATGTGGTCGGCTGGGACGGTTATCATTATCCGTATGCCCTTTCCATCCATGATTTTGAGCCGATTACCGGCCGCATTCATCAGCCGCCTCCCGTGCATCAGACCTTCGAAGCCCACAATTACGTGATGTGCGCCTTTGTGCCGCGGCTTTATGATTACCACCCGCTGTCCATACCTGTACCTTACAACCACAGCAATGTGGATTCCGATGAGGTGCTTTATTATGTCGACGGTGACTTTATGAGCCGCAAACATGTGGATCGCGGGCAGATCACCCTGCATCCCATCGGCATTCCGCACGGACCCCATCCGGGCACGGTGGAGAAAAGCCTGGGTGCGAAGGAGACCCGCGAACTGGCCGTGATGGTGGATACCTTTAGGCCGTTGTGGCTCACCAGGCAAGCCATGGAAATAGAAGACCCGGATTATCATAAATCATGGATAGAATAA